In Besnoitia besnoiti strain Bb-Ger1 chromosome I, whole genome shotgun sequence, the genomic window CCCTCAAGCTTCGCAGAAGGTGCGCCATGACGCGTAGTTGCTCTCTATTCTCGTCAGCCCAGATCTGTAGTCGCGCACGGATTCAGGCATGCAGAGGAATGAATGGGTACGCAGAGAGggatgtacatatatatatatatatatatttgcatacACGCTGATGCGCACATGGATTCATGTGGCGTCTACCAGAGGGGGTTAAGGGGAGACCCCGTGTGTCTCACACGGCCCTTTCGTTTGTTGAGTTTGCGGTACCACGGCGGGCGTTGCCGGTGGCGTGTTAGGCGATTGCGTGTCTGTGGGAGGCGTGTGTCACAGATTTCTTTtgtcctctgccgcgcgagtcGGTAGGGAACTGGAACGAGGTTCTCTGCGTCGATGCTTGTGCTGCGTTTCGCAGCTCCGCGGGAGGGCCGTAGAACCGAGCTCGCAAGCACTTGTtccggcgctgccggcagaggcgctcCCAGACGGCGCCCTCTTGAAGGACATAGCCACCATCACGAAGGTCCTCGACCGCGGGTACCAGCTGCGAAGACGAGTCATGCTCGGGCGACTCGACGTGACGATTCAGGCCTTTCTCTGGTCAAAGAAAGCTGCGGTAGGCGCGCGGAAcccacgcagacgcgacgcaAAAAGGCAacaagaggcggaggaaactTTCGCGCTTAGCTTCAAAGCGCACACCGCATCCGCAGGGTGGATACACGAGCGGAGTTCAGGACCGTGCAGAATCGACACAGCCAAACCATCAACCTCTCTATGCTGGAGCAAAGGGGGCAGGGAATAGCGTTTCAGCTCTGTCAGACCAGCTCGCGGGGAAGAGCAGCGATGACGGCGCTTCGTTCGAAAATTCCTTTTAACAGAACTAACCAGAACTGAAAGAGGAGGTGTGCGAGCTTCCACCGACCCGTGCGCGCGGGGGGGCCGCACCCGTAGGCGTCAAGCGAGATGCAGCCGCCACGATGTATGCATATGAGTCTTTGTGAGTCGAGGTTTCGCAGTGCTGACGCTTATTGTTCACGCTCTGGAATACTTTTCTCCTTTGTTCCGGGTTTTTTCTGGTCTGGCGCAGGAAAACGAGGCTGCGATCgcgacgctgctgcaggggaTGATGGGATGGCGCGAGGCTCTGCTGAATAAACATGTGAACGTCTACGACGTTTTCGCGGTTGACAAGTAATCGCTGCTAAACCCTTGACACGCTTGGAGATATCCACAGACGATCTCCCGTGTTCACTCTGGAGGAGACACGTCGATGTGTGTAGCCAAGCGCCATGCGTAAGAGACTGCGTAGACGCTCGCTCTCGGGTAGCATCACACGCGTGTCCCAGCGTGCAGCCCGTCACAGGGGTCtctgtgcatatatatattcatatgtGTATCTTTGTACAATTATATTTGGACGGACATCTCTAATGTATGTCCGTACTTATACCTATAGACATCTAAATATTTGCGCCTCCCTGCATTTATGCAACTCTGCACAGAGTGTCCGCGCGCGTTTCAGGTCGCTTCTCAcctcgcgtctgtcgctgccGATTTCTCGCACGGCGGACCCCAGCAAGGCAGTCCTGCCGATCAAGACGCTAATCATAGGGCCGGTGCCCGACCGCGGGGGCATTCCCGAGGGATATACGATGCAGCAGATTCGCAGCGACGTGCGACGCGCGAACGAGTCCAtgaggcagagagacagcgaccgAAGACCAGCCTTCAGGTAAGGCGGCGTCTACAGCTAGAGACTCACTCGCGCAGGGAGAatgcgagacgcgcgaaTGCGCGAATGACAAGCCGGACCGTGACTGGCAAGCGAAGAAGTTCAGTGGAGAAAGAGTGAAGGTCTACAAGGGGGAGGGTGGGGGGGTGGCATTAACAACAGTTCTGCGTCGACAggaagggcggagacgcaagaAGCTCGGCAGCGCCTTCGACTGAAGGCAGGACAGCGCTCGAGTTGGCTCCGGAACTCGCGAGAACCCGAAACCCCAAACCGAACCGAAAGGGTGTCGGAAAGGGCGGCGCATGGCTCTCTGAGTTCTCTCGTCTGTGTGCGAGGCCCGCGTTGCATCCAAGTGGAGGTCGATTTTTCGTCGAGTTTCTGGCTTTATTCACTCTTTTCTCAGAGGCGCTGACAGCggacgcggccgaggcggcgggcacTGGCGAGGCGGGGGCCATCGCAGCGACTTCACGTCGCGTGACcagttttctttttcgcagTCTTCGTCTGGCTCGCGAGGCAGGGGCTACGAGGCAACTGCCAACGCTGCGAAAGGCAGCTTTGAGAagcgcgggagagacgcgcgctctgcgccgagtcggggcggagacgacagACAGTTCCGGTCATTCCAGAACCAGCcgggcagaggccgcggcgtgggagggcgaggcggaggaggcttcGGAGGCAGGTAAGAAAACATGGAGACCGCCATTCTGTAGATACGACCGAGTGCGCGCCTCCAGAGACACTGGGCAACAAAAGCACCTACCttcgtatatatatatatatctagttgtacatatatatatatacttataaATATTCGTATATGGTGTGGCCTGTGGTTCCCTGTGAGCGGGCGGGAGGCAAAACGAGAAGATCGCAGACGGGCAGgccgggggggaggggggcggggggggagggcttggctgagcagcgcctcgccctgtCGTCTTTCATAAGAATATGAGCacatatctatacatatgcgttttctcttttttctgttATTTCTGTCTTTTCAGGGTCGCGGATCGGCCGGCGACCTGGAGCTCTGCGCGGTGACAGGGACTCCTTCGTCGTTACCGTGCCCTGTCGGATCACCTTCGAGTATCGAGTTTCAGAAACCTGCGAGCGCAAGCAATATCCGCCAAAATACGAGCATGCTGCTACCCTCACATGTGTGCGTGTCGTCACGAATCCCGCTTGGCTGCACCTACAGATGTGTGCAAAGATATATGCGCATCGGTGAGATGGGATTCGCCGCAACGCACGAATATCCCCCCCTCAAGAAGACAGACTTGGGGGCGTGTGTGTGGTTTCCGTCCTGCTAGCCCTTTGACTTCTTCGAGGCAATGCTTAGCTCACTGGAGTGCGCGTTCCCCATCCCTCATCTGCGTCTACGGCCTTCGCAGTTCGAGGCGTCGTGAGGGACGACGTTGAGGTGTTCGCCGGCACTCGGCTTCCATTATTAACCCTAACCCGAGCTTCCTCAGGCATCGACGGAGCCTGCCCTAATGGCACGCTCGATTTGAGGAAACagacatacatataaatgtatatattaATATTATCCACTACATCTGAGCGCGGAGTTTCCACTCCGAGCTACGAGAAAGCGCGCTGAACACAACATCACCAGCCTGACAGTAGAGAAGCTTTGCTCCCTCTCGCTATGCGATACGCGCTTGTTTTCGCCAGCTGAGTCGCTGATACTTCCATCCGAACAACGTTGCATCTACCTATCTAGGTATATGTGTCTATATATCTAGATGTAGGCGTGAGCTGCACTTTGGAACCTGCGCAAGGTAGTCACACCGCGACCGTTTCGGTCAGTGGCTTTTTGAAAGGAAAGCCCACCCGAGAGAGCATCGGATGTTGAAGGGAAAAACTTTAAA contains:
- a CDS encoding hypothetical protein (encoded by transcript BESB_011250) — encoded protein: MVFWPPKRRQNSSFSGSARTVFYVEGDKKRARSPPPTQLEQAPPTRTLRESELKRLAKMVAARVAVSIEELHSSLAACYETINNRPTTGCSQQEVLLLLQDNCFFPVVEQIWREIELLEGRSLKGHEQEQLVDFIRSRGYLLPEGVTPEALRDFAFKRVLLYNLLIDIQTCRLLAKKRLTTRLSFPSAALLGGVRTPEADAAERAQASLEAVKAIARAAEVPADSCASLHEAVQKGVLPQASQKLRGRAVEPSSQALVPALPAEALPDGALLKDIATITKVLDRGYQLRRRVMLGRLDVTIQAFLWSKKAAENEAAIATLLQGMMGWREALLNKHVNVYDVFAVDKSLLTSRLSLPISRTADPSKAVLPIKTLIIGPVPDRGGIPEGYTMQQIRSDVRRANESMRQRDSDRRPAFSGRGRGGGHWRGGGHRSDFTSRDQFSFSQSSSGSRGRGYEATANAAKGSFEKRGRDARSAPSRGGDDRQFRSFQNQPGRGRGVGGRGGGGFGGRVADRPATWSSAR